The Archocentrus centrarchus isolate MPI-CPG fArcCen1 chromosome 24, fArcCen1, whole genome shotgun sequence DNA segment aggatacttgtGCAGTAGCTGGGGAACCAAGCCACGGACCTTTTGCTTgatagatgacctgctctacctcctgagccacagctgccccaaatAAAAGATTGTCTCAGCTGCTCCCTCATTTCCCACGTTTTCATTTGGCACAGATTGTGCACTGATGACCCTTCTAGACAAATGCTAACATTTATCTGGGTTTAGGACTCACACTAGGGGTACATTAGCTTGTAACAACCGGAGGTTGAGTTTGTTTCCTGCCAGTCCTAAACTGGGACTCTTATGTGTAAGTGTTGCTACACTGTGAAACCCTCAGtttaacataaatatattttatttaagatGCTGATGGAAATCAGCCGTGTTTGTGTGAGTCGGTGCTCACAGCGCAGTCTTATATTTTGTCTCTAGCTGTTGTTTGACAAGTGTTTCCACACTGAACatctttttgtgttgttttttaggGAAGAATGTGCGTCAGAGGGTGCAGAGCCTGTCCAATTTTTCTGGAAAGCTGATCAGAAATCAATTCATCAGATTGATGATGGAAATTCCACCAAGAGCTTTAGTTTTGGTTTGtattacacacattttgttTAGAGTTGTGGTAATGGCAGTGTGTACAATAACCTCTCCTCTCTGTTAACAGACCGAGTGTTCACTGCTGATGAAACAACCAGTCAGCTGTACAATAACATTGCAAAGCCTCTTGTTGTTTCCACTGTTGAGGGATACAATGGTAGGAGATGCAGGCAGCATGTGTGACCCCTCACTGTAGCGCTGCTCTTTCTTCTCTTACTTGATCCACGGTGTGTTCCTTCCACAGGAACCATATTTGCTTACGGGCAGACGTCTTCTGGAAAGACCTTCACCATGATGGGGAGTGAGCGCACGCCCGGAGTGATACCTCTGGCTGTGGAAGATGTCTTTCAGACCATTAAGAATGTGAGCACAGTGAAGTGACACGTTTGAAAAGTGCTGCTGTATCATTGTCACTTTTCATAACAAGCAGTTGattggtttctttgttttttttttaacccaagtTTCCAAAGAAGGAGTTCCTCCTCAGGGTGTCGTACATGGAGATCTACAATGAGACTGTGACAGACCTGCTTGTTGACAGCTGGAAAAGAAAACCTCTAGAAGTCCGAGAACAAATCAATGTAAGTGGACCGTTCAGATGGCTGGATTCAGATCAGTCTTTGAAGGCTTCGTTTTTCCGTGCTGCCCTCGATCTTACTGACagaattaaaaatgattaaGATGTGCTTTTCAGTGACACGTCTCAAACTCTGGGAGTGCTGAACTGCAGAAAcatttagttactcctcggcctcctttagcagtaacggtagcCTGTCTGTAGCCCGTCTGTAGCcctggaggccaggctcagtgaaCTGGAGACccggttttctctgtattattgtagtgtctttaccttacagtttTACATGATCACTGTGATTGTGTTCTGTTGTTTGCAGAAAAACATTTATGTTGCTGATCTGACTGAAGAGCTGGTTACATCTCTCGCACAAGTGTTGGCCTGGATCCGGAAAGGAGAAAGTAAGATTTGAGAGGATTTCCAAAATACATTCTCTTACTGCAGACTGTTTCCTAAATTTCTCTCCTGTTCCCCCCCTACCCTCCAGAGAACCGACATTAtggaaagacaaaaatgaaccaGCGGAGCAGCCGCTCACACACCATTTTCCGCATGGTAAGCAACATGTAGATACCAACATGTGGGATTCCTGGAAATGCATTTTTCACGACGGAGTTTCTCTTAGATCCTGGAGAGCCGAGAAAGGAGTGACCCAGCATCGGGTGAAAGTGGTGACGGCGCCATCATTGTGTCTCACTTGGTAAGCTAGCTCTCTCCTTGTTGGCctgtttctgtcttctttccTTAATTTGGTTCTTAACAGTTTTGCTTCATCTTGTAGAATTTAGTTGATCTTGCTGGATCTGAGAGAGCGAGTCAGACTGGAGCTGAAGGTAAGCATCCAGGGCCTGATGTACAGTGAGAGTAACGCTGCTCGTGTATGCCACAGTCTGCACAGTAACCAGTAATCTTTGTGAATCCAGGCGCACGTTTCAAAGAAGGCTGTAATATCAATCGCAGCTTGTTCACACTTGGCCAAGTGATAAAGAAACTGACTGATGAAAACCAGAAGTGAGTAAATGATCAAGGTGGAATCACCGCACACCCCACATTATATTATCACAATACTTCAGTTATGATCAATATTACTgcaatttttcactctttgttcaaATATAGTATTGTAATAGCATATATGGTGGTTTATCACCTTTTTCTGAACTGCAAATTATATCCTCAAAGTTAAACTTTGTCCATATCCATGAGATAAATTTCACTTCAGCTATTTTATTAAGCTGCAAACAGTgtatataagtgtgtgtgttacacaccaatataaacatatatatgtgtgctgTTAGGCTGCATGATTTTAACCAAAAACACGTGTTGAATTCTCTCAGGGGTTTCACCAACTACAGAGACAGTAAGCTCACCCGCATCCTGCAGAACTCGCTGGGTGGCAACGCTAAAACCGTCATCATCTGCACGATCACCCCCGTCACTCTAGATGAGACCCTCAGCACTCTTcaggtaagtgtgtgtgtggtacattTGTGTGAGATGATGAGTTGGATGTGTGTTAGACTGAATCTGAAAATGTGAACCACTGAGCAAATAAACGGAAACACTTGGACTCGGCTGCTTTGATTTCTTTGCAATAGTTTGCGAGCACAGCAAAGAAGATGAAGAACGACCCTCATGTGACAGAGGTGTCAGACGATGGCGCTCTGCTCAAAAGGTATCGCAATGAAATCGTGGACCTCAAGCGACGACTTCACGAGGCAAGTGTCACCACTTCTCCTCTCCGGTCACGCTGGTTCCTGTCTCTGTGGGTTTCCTTCTTCTGACCCAGACACCATCTTTCAGGTTTCATCCGTGACGCAGACCACCGTGACCGAGAAGGAGGTTCTCTCCCAGCTGCTCCAAGAAAAGGATCAGCTCCAGAGAGAACAGGAGGACAGGATCAGAAACCTGACCAAACTGCTTGTTACCAGCTCAAACCTGGTCCCAGTCCAAAAGGTAAGCGTGATGGAAATGGAAGCTACGTGTAAACCTCTGTATTATCACTTTAACCACGAGTCGTGTTCTGCACAAAGATGCCAAAACGCAGGGTTACCTGGGGGGGGAAGATGCTAAAAGTTGGCCATCCAGCTGCCCGTGAAGACGGTTCATCTGACCTCAGCTTTGCAGAATCTTTCACTCGCAAGAGAAAAGCAGACTTCTCCTGTTTGGAGCTTGCTGAAGGTAACAAGGAGCACCAAAGCTTAATGTTCCTGCCAGCTACAAACTGGAATTTCTTTTTTGGAGCTGCACTGTCAGTCATCTTGTTGTAATTGTGTTGTTTTAATAGACGATGAGGAATTTGAGTCTAACTGGGGAATTCCTGATGAGCCATCAGATGAAATGGAAttgagtcagagctctgtggcTGTTCGAAGCTTTGGAGAAAGGTAAATGTCTGAGCAGGTATATGATGGATGCAGCCTTGTTCTGAAACCTAAAGACCACAAATCGTTTCTCTGAGGATAACTCAGACATGTTTCTCTACAGTCACCCAGAATTCACCGCACCCACATGAAGAGAAACGCTCCCTCGGTCttttctgctctgtgctgtcatATCATCACGTGTACATGAGTGAAACGTGTTAGCAGCGCTGGACTGCGAAGGAACAAAGcgaaggcctttacacaccagacGCCTGAAATTCATGTGTTAAAAATATTGTTCAGACTCgtctgttcttaatgcagccgtcaCATCGACCgcatcatttcacaggacgaatttgcagcatttatttatttatttggatcaagtttgtttttttgtttttacatttttaatttttcccaATTTTCAAAAGCAGataaacagatctgaccaatcagagcgctgcatttggCACAGACACAGCGCATAGATATGGGAACAGTAAAATCATACTCTttcacacagctacacgctgctgcGGGTCGACCCACTGAGAtgatcctctgcctcctcagatgtgatcGCAGCTCTGCCAACAGGAGCTCAAACTGCCCCCCCCGACATCCTGAGAGCTGCAGCTTCAACTCTGAGCTCGAACCATGAAactgtccctgctgctgctttctcaggATAGTCGATGAACCCAGaacctgtttcttcttctcttgtttagaaacatcaggacctcattacatcatcgcttgatgttgactgcattttattttgacagtgcgTTTTACGAGGACGATTTATTTGCAAAACACAACGCGTGCGGTGTAAAGGCCTTTAACACAGTTACTGTGTATCAGCATATTCCTGAGGCTGTTAGCTATTAGTCAGAGTATTTTTAGTAGTTAAGAAttcacacatttcttttttccagtcCCAGAGACTTCATGTCTCCCGATCGGTTGCAAGAGCTTTCAGGCAAAGTGTCCGGTCTGGAGATGCAGCTGGAAAAGGAGATTcaagagaaggaggaggccaCGTCGAAGGCAGAAACATTACATGGCAGAgtggcagagctgcagctgcaggttcAAACAGAGGCCCAGCAGAAGCAGGAAACCCTGGAAAAAATGCAGACTATAGAGCAGAGGACGGCCGACCTGGAAGTGCTGCTGCAGACTGAAGTTCAGCAGAGGCTGGAGGCCACGGAGAAGGCAGAGATGCTGGAGCTGAGAGTGACAGACCTGGAGAGACAGCTGGCAGAACAGAGTGACAGTAATGAACAGGTATACTCCGTCTCAGTTCGGTCCCTGCTCTGTATCTTCCGAGTTTGTCATGTTATCATCACTAatctttttattctgtttgtcAGATGAGAAAAGAGTTTGCTGAGACCATCCAGCTGTGTGAAACTCTGGCTTCAGAGAAGGTGATGTTTAAGGTCGTACCCAGAACTATCCTGGTGAtgaccttttctttctttttctgccaCACATACAGGACCAGGTAAACCTGTGAGCACATGTCCACACCTTTGACTGGTCCTGTATGATGGGCCCATCAGTGAGTGTGTGGATGTTCCACTTAGGTGGAGAAAAATGTGCTCGTATGAATGAAGACAGGCTGTATAAAGGCTGAGCGCTCAAGTGGAGCAGAACAGGAGCATTTACATATGAATATGCAAATGAAGTCAAAGTATGTAAAAGTAAACCTGTGAGCCTGAACAGGTGCAGTCAGTTCACACAGGAAACAGTGTTACAATGGCTATAATAGAAGGAAGCATGATTTTATAAGAAACTACTTTAAAACAAATGTGCATTTCTGTTTATGGAGTAAAATTATGGAACAGTTTGGATGATGAAGTAAAAAAATGTTCTACAATAAATCAATTCAAAAGACTTTATAAGtaaaaaatgattaaatctTATGCAATTCTAAGTGAGTAATGAAGAGAATGATAATTGTTTGCAACTTatattattgatttaaagtATACGGCCatgtaaaaaacattttttggaatTATTGAGAAAGGGGCAGGTCTTCACAagaattttttcttcttcctgctcccttttcACTCATGTATAGCAAGTGTTGTAATAGAATGTTTGATGGTTAAATTGAgtgaataaattgaattgaactgaactgaaactgtTTCTAGGACGTGGTGGCTGCAGAGCGAGACTACCTGAAACAGGAGCTGGGCATGTTCATAGAGCAGATGGAGAGTCTGGAGAAAGAGAAGGCTGCGCTGTCGCAGGAGCTCGAGGAGAAAagggaggtggaggagttcaaatcACTGGAAGAGGCCTGCAGGAGGGAGCACGAGGTGACGCTCAGTCTTATTCCATTTGGACTTTTTTGGGCTGCAGAGTTTCATGTTGCTTTGGTTTATCAAACCTatttttctccctctgtgttAATGTTGCAGAAAGAATTAGAAAATGAAATATTAAGCTTGAAGAAGGCTGCTGAATCCTTTGAAGTCCAGCGCCTGGAGCTCCAGGTGATCTGCACACAGGCTCCACATTACAGCTGCTTCCTTTGTTTGGGCGTCTTAAGTGGACGTTATGATTTAAAGCGCCGACTGTTTGTTGGCACCGTTTCATGTTTAATGAAGACATTATTTGGGCCAGTTCAGAGTTTctggtttgattttgtttttgacattttgctgatgaacgtttttctatttttgaagAACAAACTAGAAAGTTTGTCTgagcagctgaagaagaaaacagcatTCGCAGAGGAGCTTCAGAGCATGGTATGAGCATGATTGACGTTTTCACAATTCATTAAGATGCACAGTGCTAAAAGCTCTTTTCTGCTCAGCGTGTTGGAGTTGGCAGATTTCAGGTCTGTCAGGTTCCGACTGTCCAGATTATTTTTGGGTTTGAGCCAAACGATTATGGCCCCAAAGAGGAATTTATAAGTGATAGCTTAACAAAGGTGCTTCTCACTGTCTGTACAGATCCTGGTGAAAGTTATCCCTTCATAATGAAATTCCTCATCTGATGATGATTTGGATTCTTTCAAGTTGGCCATGCTCTTTGTTTTTAACTATAAGTGTAATTATTCCTAATGTTACATTGCTACATGAGATGCACTTGtgttacagctgtgtgtgtgtgttaatagtAAGAACCTGACAGTACATCATCAGTGTTTTAATCATGCTGTTTCTGACACAAGCATCTCTGTTCTCATCACGTGTGCTGCTTCCACTGAAAAGTTAAATCTTAACCTAAAAATAGCCGGCAGGCTTTAAACCTGTAGATGCTGAAAGCAGCAGTGATTTAGTCCTTCAGCTGGCTAACTGCATCGGGTTCCCTCCTCTCAGAGCGGTAAGGACCTGGTGCAGGAGGTGGTGGAGCTTCGTCGCTCTCTGGATGATGCAGAGCGGCTCGGCAGAGACACGAAGAAGGAATGGGCTGTCCTACGCAGTCAAAACATTTCTCTGGAGGAGACGAATGTACGTGGAATTAATCTTTTTGTAATCTAAACCtggcactattttttttttctttctaagatTAATATGCCTCCTGTTGTATGTGTTGATCCTCTCCAGGTGACTCTGACTGGCAGCCATGAGAAGATGGAGGCGGAGATAAAGAGCCTGCGTTTTCAGCTTGAGACGGAGAAGTCACGTTACAGAAAGATGCAGAGCGATCTCCAGAAAGAGCTGACTGTCACGTTTGATGAGAACACCAAGCTCACCTCTCTGCTAGATGGCAAAGTGCCTAGAAGTAGGTTTACAGGGTTTATAGAAGGTAGCCCTtcatatgcatgcacacactgacCCTGCAGTGATGCACTTGTAATCTGTTCCTTCTCCAGATCTGATTGACAGCGTGGAACTTGAGAGGACGGCAGCCAATCTGAATAAAGAGCTGACAGCATCTCGTCAAGCAGAGGAAGCCTTGAGAGCTCAACTGGATGAGCTGGCTTCATTTCAGACTCTTCCAGACAAAGTGGATACCTTGACGAAGCAGGTGAGGCCCAAATATCTTCTGAAGCCAATCTGATACGTTCAGCATCTGTGAGCATCCAACTGGGGGTGAAGCTGAGCGGGTTTAGTCCTCAGAGGGTGTGGGCTTGCCAGCTTTTTACGACCGCACAGATACACAAACCTGGAGAGGGCCCTAAAGGTGACCTAAACATTTATTATGGAATAGTTCTGGATTGTCTTTGGTCACATTCACTACAGTTTTCTTCACTGAAATGCGGAAATCTTTTGACTGAGAAACTTTATTTTATCATCATTCTGCCTTCATCGGGCTAAAGCAGTTGGAAACTGTTAActcctttgttttttaaaccaaattgATTAATCTAAATGATTGGTGAAAGTGGGTGTTAGTTATCCTGCACCAGCCCACTATTTATCAGTCAACAGCAAGTTTACCATCAGGGGCTTCCAAGACCGGCCACACAGGGCGGTAATTTAGAGGCGAGCTCAGGCAGGCAGCTGTCAATGTGAACGGAGTTTCACTTCACAAATATTTACCCCCAGCTGCTGAGACAACAGGGCCACGCATACCTGTTCCATCAGCTTAGTGTACTTAGTGGAAACAGGTCCAAAGCACAGGTGTGATATCTCAGAGAGGTGCTCACTCAGTCATCAGGTGAAAATGATGTCCGGGATAAAAATCTTTGCATCGGgtataaaataaaactatatgTACTAGTCCTCCAGAGTGTCTGCAGTTTTGTCTGAAGAGCCTGCGCTGCTGCAGGCTGCTCAGCAGTGTTGAAcgcacacagcacagcagcattATCAGCTGTCGAGAACGTGGGCACACTGGCTTTACGAGGCTCCTTTAATGCTTTTCCTCCAGCTTGAAGAGCGTGAGCAGGAGCAGGCAGCACTGCAAGGAAAACTGAGCGAGATGCAGCAGCTGATGGAGGACCTGAAGGAGAAACTTGCTGACAGTGAAGCTTCCAGAACCACAGAGGAGGAGATCAGCAGAGAGCTTCAAGAACAAGTATGACCTGATAGTTGCTGCAGCCATTAGCTCTTCAACAGAGAAGTATTCTAATGAGCAGTTCAGTCATCATTGATAGGCCTGTGTGACAGTCCTTTGAGTAGTATTCATTTTTTGGTTGATTTAAAATAGGACGTTCTTCTAGACTCGCACTTTCGTGAGGAAAATTAAAATCAGACTACTGACTAACAGGAGTCTGCCATTGTTGAAAAATACTATAACCCCAACCCTTTtacactgaatattttttaagATAGGGCAGTTGAATGAAGAACTTCAGTGTGTGCGAGCTGAGAAAGCCGCTCTCCAGTCTGAGCAGGACGCTGGTGTTCAGAGCTATGCAGAGGAGACGGAGAAGCTGCTCTCCACAGTAACGTCTCTGACAGCAGAGCGGGATCAGCTCAGGGTGAAGCTGCAGGAGCATGTTGACAAGGTGAGGAACTGCTCGGCTCAGGAGCTCAAAGAAGAGTGCCTGGAGGCTGGGCCTTAGCCCATGGGGCCTGGCCACATGAAGCCTCAAGAGGTGACATGGgtccgccctcctgtaggctcgCCACGCACTAGAGGCGCTGTAGGGGTacagtgcagtgtttgtcaAGCCCTGGTGGTCTATTCCCCGACTGCTGAGGCTagctactgggacatggaagGTCACCACTCTGGTGGGAAAGGAGCCTACATTGGTgtgtgtgaagctgagagatggtgtgtgtgtgtgtgtgtgtgtgtgtgtgtgtgtctccataACAAAAACCATGCTCAAACTAATGATGTGTCAGAATACCAAGTGTTGGTGGTACATATGACATGTCAGACACAGTGCAGCTGTGGTGCAAAAACTAAGGGGtgggagttcagtgaggccgtAATAAAGACTTACAGTCGGCCTGGACGCGATTCTAGCAAACGGTCAGGCAAGGGAAACCATACTCTCACACACATTACATGGtgcgctgctgacttcaactgaggatatggTCAGGCAGTGGAAGGAGTACTTCAAGGATCTCCTAACTCTGGAGATCCTGTGGGAGGTGTCCGGCCTGTTACGAGCCAGAACATTCATATTGacagcaataagttggactcatttCTGGTGGGtgggactagttcttatatagtgcttttctccTCTAGTTGAGCACTTGAAGCGCTTCATACAACATGTCtgcattcatccattcacacacacattcatgcacttATTTTTATATCTGAGTGCTTTCTGTCTGATTCAcccaaacattcacactccaatgaataaactgggagcaactcagggttcaatatcttcaccaaagatactttggcatgcagactggaattgaaccaccaaccttctgttCAGTAGATGacatgctctacctcctgagccacagccgtcTCAGGACTGGACTTTGCCAGAGGTGCACTTTGTCACTGATACATATtcatttctaggcatagccgagtggtggaaggcttcccccttggtggcctcaggatcTAGTCTCTGGTTTTTACAGCTGCTGCCCGAAGGGGAGGAGTCTGAGTCTTCTGGGGTCTTGCTCACTGGTGAGGGGAGTGAGAGGTTGGCAGATGGACCGGTGCAGTGATGAAGACACTGCACCGGTCCACTGTGGTGAAGGGaaagctgagcataaaagcaaagtggTCAATTTAcaggcgcccgggtggcttagtggtgaagccggcgaccgcatacatatgccgtgttgcggtgtgggcggcgcaggttcgagtcccggcctgttgccaatttgcccgcgtatcttcccccatttcctgtctccctccactgctcataaaagctgctgtggccaaaaatgcaaaaaaaaactatgtccctaccctggttgtagctcaggtcacctactaatcggaaggttggcgatTCGATGCCgggctgcgtgccaaagtatccttaggcaagatactgaaccccaagctgctctctgACGCGAGCGTTGGAGTGCGAATGTGTGAGAGTGTTAGacaataagcacttagcttagttacacatggaagtgctggtgtgaatgtaaatgtgttgtatgagtgctcagagtagagaaGCGctttataagaactagtccatttatcatttatggtcatgagcttttgGGTAGAGACCAAAAGGAGGAGATtgcagatacaagcagcagaaatgagcttcctccgaggGCTCAGCCTGAGAAACGAGGCAGGAAGTCCAGTCATTCAgagggactcagagtacagCTGCTATTCCCCCACAGCAGGAGGAGGCAGTCGAGTGGTTTGGGTGTCTGATTAAAATGCTGCCTGGGTGAGCTGTTCCAGGcgtgtcctaccaggaggaggcccggggcagacccaggacacgctggagaggtTATGTTGCCTCGGTGCTCACCTGGATGGGTTGGAGGAGGCTGTTCTGGGCTTCTCAGCTTAGGCTGCTGGCCCAGcaacccggccctggataagtggtaGAAGATGGACTAATGGAATAGATTAGACTGGCATTTAAACAGCACCTATCTACTCTTACAGACAGTTCAAAGTGCTTCAGACTACAAGCCAGGTGAAGccatacattcatacagcactttattctataCACTATACTTATTTTACCTCTCATCCACAGTCAGATTCACAGCATGCAGACTcagcacagaaaggcccggcACCAGCGATGTTTCAGATACAGTATATGGGCAAACGAACTGAGCCACCTACACACGATGCATGGCTATGGAATTTTGTCCActttagaaaatggatggaaatttTCAAACTTTGGTGTGTGTTCAGTGAGCTCTTCTGTGGGAGTAGTGAtgatttttccttgtttttcagGGTGCTGAGGCACAGCTTTCTCTACAGTCTCTGCAACATGAGCTACAGGAAAAGCATTCAGATCTTGTGAGAACCTACGAACAGAAAGAGTCTGATTTAGGGGAGAATGTAAGTGTTGTTTCAGGCTTGTTGTTTTTCTCAAACTGAATCCTTCAGTCAGTGTTGTAACAGCTGTAAATTTGACAGATGTCGAGGCTATCACAGGAGCTTCAGTGTGTGCAAGATGAGAAAGAGGCTCTCCTGATGACTGTTCAGAGCTCCTCAGAGGAGGTGGAGAAGCTGCTCACTGCTGTGGCTTCTCTCACTGCAGAGAGAGACCAGCTCAAGGTGGACCTGCAGGAAAATGTGGAGATGGTGAGTTAGAACGTTACTGCTCTGCTGCCAGTTTtgtgtcagctttttttttttttcctccatttgtttatttatttatttatttttaataaattttcaGATGATTGAGAATCAGGAGGAACTCAGGACAGCCCTGGATAAAAATCGTGAGCAGAAGAAGCAGATCAAAGCGCTGGAAGCACAAATAAATGAGCTGGATGGACTTCCCAGGGATATGAATAAACAGCTGGGGGAACTGCAAACACGTGTAAGAGCTTCTGggtgctttttctctctctcgctccgtGTACCATACACACTTAGGTGTACTTGGGCCTGGCCAACCTGAAGACGTGGATTTTGGTGCACTTCAGGTTTTTTAAGTGATTAACGAGTATATTAGGCAGATGTGAAGACGGTGCATTGTAGCTTTCAAAAAGGGCCCCAATTACACTACAAAACACATAGCAGGATTAACCCATTGTGCTCTACAAGAACTCTTACATGTGCTTTAAAAGGAAGGAGAAGAGAACAGAGGTAAACTGAAGTGTGCTCCGATCAATCAGCACTGTAAGTGTAGACCAAAGAGGTCTGCACTTCAAAATAGGAGCCGTTGCTTCAAAAATAGTAAAATGAGCCCCCTCTCACACGTTAGTGTGTTCCTCAAGTCCAggtggtattattattattattattattactattattattataacagcAGTCAGTGGAGCTGATCCGATAACGAGCCGTCCAGCTGCTGCCAACTTTGTTATATTTGGTCAGATTGTGTAAATTTATGTCTTCACAATCTGACAGGTTCAGACTCTGACTGAAGAGCTTGAGAGAGCAGAGAGCGAGCGTCTTCTCTCTGAGAGCACAGCCAACACTCAGACCTCcacagaggaggtggagaagCTGCTGTGCAGACTGACGTCTCTCAGCGAGGAGAgggatcagctgcaggagatgcTGGAGggtctgaggcaggagaagcagcagctcagagcagaGCTGGAGGACAGGATTGAAACCCTGCAGTCTGAGGTCTGTGCTGATAGCTTTAgcttctgtgttttctctgagTTTGGTCTTTGTGTCTTCTTCCATGTTctccttctttcttctcttctgcttaaccccaaaccagtcacagcagatggctgcccctccctcagtcagaggtttcttcctgttgccacgtgcttgctcacagAGTTGTcagattgttgggttttctctaataTGCTAGTCTTTACCGTACAATATTCTCTGTATGCACTCTGACATCATAAGGAATAATATGAGTGACAAAATGTATTCCTACCTTATTCCATATTGCTGTGTTTTCTTGGTAATTTATGGCCTAAGGAGGCTCGTATTCAGTCTCCTAGTGTCACTATAACAGCTTTCACTGGCAGGTTACAAACTGCCACGTTGCAGTATGTCTTGTTTGAACCATGCAGCACAGAGTTAAGTCTCAGTACTTGTTGTCTTTTTGGAGTTTGGCATGTTTCTATAATTAATGTCTTTTGTTTTAAGGGGTCTTCAACGCAAGAGCTTCTGAAATCAGTCCAAGAGGAGCTGCTTGCACAGAAAAACATGGTCTGTGATCTGAAGAAGCAAAG contains these protein-coding regions:
- the cenpe gene encoding centromere-associated protein E isoform X4; amino-acid sequence: MAEESAVRVCVRVRPLIAREECASEGAEPVQFFWKADQKSIHQIDDGNSTKSFSFDRVFTADETTSQLYNNIAKPLVVSTVEGYNGTIFAYGQTSSGKTFTMMGSERTPGVIPLAVEDVFQTIKNFPKKEFLLRVSYMEIYNETVTDLLVDSWKRKPLEVREQINKNIYVADLTEELVTSLAQVLAWIRKGEKNRHYGKTKMNQRSSRSHTIFRMILESRERSDPASGESGDGAIIVSHLNLVDLAGSERASQTGAEGARFKEGCNINRSLFTLGQVIKKLTDENQKGFTNYRDSKLTRILQNSLGGNAKTVIICTITPVTLDETLSTLQFASTAKKMKNDPHVTEVSDDGALLKRYRNEIVDLKRRLHEVSSVTQTTVTEKEVLSQLLQEKDQLQREQEDRIRNLTKLLVTSSNLVPVQKMPKRRVTWGGKMLKVGHPAAREDGSSDLSFAESFTRKRKADFSCLELAEDDEEFESNWGIPDEPSDEMELSQSSVAVRSFGESPRDFMSPDRLQELSGKVSGLEMQLEKEIQEKEEATSKAETLHGRVAELQLQVQTEAQQKQETLEKMQTIEQRTADLEVLLQTEVQQRLEATEKAEMLELRVTDLERQLAEQSDSNEQMRKEFAETIQLCETLASEKDVVAAERDYLKQELGMFIEQMESLEKEKAALSQELEEKREVEEFKSLEEACRREHEKELENEILSLKKAAESFEVQRLELQNKLESLSEQLKKKTAFAEELQSMSGKDLVQEVVELRRSLDDAERLGRDTKKEWAVLRSQNISLEETNVTLTGSHEKMEAEIKSLRFQLETEKSRYRKMQSDLQKELTVTFDENTKLTSLLDGKVPRNLIDSVELERTAANLNKELTASRQAEEALRAQLDELASFQTLPDKVDTLTKQLEEREQEQAALQGKLSEMQQLMEDLKEKLADSEASRTTEEEISRELQEQIGQLNEELQCVRAEKAALQSEQDAGVQSYAEETEKLLSTVTSLTAERDQLRVKLQEHVDKGAEAQLSLQSLQHELQEKHSDLVRTYEQKESDLGENMSRLSQELQCVQDEKEALLMTVQSSSEEVEKLLTAVASLTAERDQLKVDLQENVEMMIENQEELRTALDKNREQKKQIKALEAQINELDGLPRDMNKQLGELQTRVQTLTEELERAESERLLSESTANTQTSTEEVEKLLCRLTSLSEERDQLQEMLEGLRQEKQQLRAELEDRIETLQSEGSSTQELLKSVQEELLAQKNMVCDLKKQSQEKESSLNQQVRTLADKLERVEAERSHLLSERELHTQTSTEEVEKLLCRLTSLSEERDQLQEMLEGLRQEKQQLRAELEDRIETLQSEGSSTQELLKSVQEELLAQKNMVCDLKKQSQEKESSLNQQVRTLADKLERVEAERSHLLSERELHTQTSTEEVEKLLCRLTSLSEERDQLQEMLEGLRQEKQQLRAELEDRMEPLQSELITLTQKLQTTEAEKDLLLSEKEASQQTSTEEMEKLLCRLTSLSEERDQLQEMLEGLRQEKQQLRAELEDRMDMMSAIQDQLSQQEQLNVQQQSERGEQEAKLQREMMELKEQLQIHRERRAQAETEAGEAQQLLSEAKATTAALREQLSSSEQSTSGAKETLSSRLQDSTRQLEESFKKFQHFIDTCCDFDSASLDIALTEQRSLKHPSLPKATTDAYVAVFQLGKSTHENLKKIKELLCEKALGYRNMFEELVKKDLAIFEERRLQDVLLCRAQAPSYSVKDEDFHALWEHRLPELLDRRQLYLQKMSSFLEKLWANMTSYLHELRSELEERSKFREELRVLTTNQPISSSRLDSILSTECDHRSAGTQRQARLLQSITEEQMGPSEELKQLEAEAESQLSEVKSKTSTLLQTLEGAPLQTVASLLKETQQLAFQLQQAEEKIKALHIQNEYLEEAQFKANTSVSNHKEATQLLQTELQDSLALVEERENTIQALKSKIRESEKKSSPSVVELENLKTKLLQMEMKLSLASDEHQQEVQRMTQLLKEKEELLRKLKETLRKSQQEGEETFLQGKDLHARLTNPRGSVISSSVLLEKSKLEEEVKQLQVKTAELESLVSSQQAEISKWKNRAIKLKVRSKAEEDKLQSPGTPTKRGLPMISDSSKLLSSPKKIPITPKKLLDTPRKDLESPRKLLDSPKASLLNSPKSRFFDMGGSSRTLSRNRPKQFFDNSSLGSIPDAAVDTDRKEWWPMSPKQEEMCKTQ